In Labilibaculum sp. DW002, the genomic window TTCTTCAATTGTTTCAAGAACGGCAATTCCTGCAGCACAAGCCAAATGATTCCCTCCGAAAGTCGTACCTAACAATCCGGCTTTCCCTTCTAGTTTGGGATGAATCAGAACACCAGCAAGTGGAAAACCATTCCCCATCCCCTTAGCAGTTGTTATGATATCGGCTTTGATATCGGCGTGTTGGTGCGCAAAAAACTTCCCTGTTCTTCCATATCCCGATTGAATTTCATCTAAGATCAGAAGAGCATTGTTCTTCTCACACAAGCTTTTCGCTGACTTTAAAAACTCAACAGATGGTTCAACAACACCGTTAACTCCTTGAATTCCTTCGATAATCACAGCTGCAACATCCTGATTACTTAATTCTTTCTCAAGTGCAGTAGTATCATTCATATCAACAAAAACAACTTCATGTTTTGCATTAAATTCTGATGACAATTTAGAATTATCAGTTATCGCCAAAGCACCACTACTTCTGCCATGAAAAGAACCTTTTAGAGCAATTACTTTTGATTTGCCAGTATGAAAAGAGGCCACTTTTAAAGCATTTTCATTGGCTTCAGCTCCTGAATTACACAAGAATAAATTATAGTCATCGTAACCTGATATTTTTCCAAGTTTGCAAGCTAATTTTTCCTGCATATCATTCTTTACAGCGTTTGAATAGAATCCTAAACAGTGTAGCTGATGTTCAATTCTGAAAATATAATGTGGATGACTGTGACCAATTGAGATCACACCATGTCCACCATAAAAATCCAGGTATTTATTCCCTTTATCATCGGAAATTTTAGAACCTTTTCCGTTAACAAGGTTTATATTATAACAATTATATACGTCGAATAATTTCATTTCTTCTTCTTTAAAATCCAATTGGCTTTAAGCCTAAACCTAAAATTTCTGGCATCCCAAAAAGCAAGTTCATATTTTGTACTGCTTGTCCGGATGCACCTTTCAATAAATTATCAATAACTGACACAATCATCAGTTTACTTCCGTGTTTTTCAAAGTACAACACACATTTATTTGTGTTAACGACTTGTTTTACATCAGGAGTTTGATTTGAAATGGTAACAAATGGATGATCTTGATAATATTTTTTATAATTCTCTACAGCTTCTTCTAATGACCAATCACAATCTGTATACATGGTTGCCATAATTCCTCTGCTGAAGTTTCCCCTTACAGGAATAAAGTTGATTTCCTTCTCAAAATTTGGCTGTAATTGCAATACTGTTTCTGTAATCTCTGCCAAGTGTTGATGAGTAAATGCCTTGTAGACAGACACATTATTGTTTTTCCAACTAAAATGAGATGTTACTGTAGGATTTTGACCTGCTCCGGTAGAACCAGTAATTGCATTAACATGAATTTCTTCTTTTAACTTGCTAGACTTTGCCAATGGCAACAAACCTAGCTCTATACAAGTCGCAAAACATCCAGGATTAGCAATTCTATTTGCACTAACAATTGCGTCCTTATTCAATTCTGGTAATCCGTAAACAAAACCTTCTGTATTTGTCTTTGGTCTAAAATCAGTACTTAAATCAATGATTTTAACAGCTTCAGGTAATTCATTATCCTCTAGAAATAATTTCGTTTTACCATGACCAGAACAGATAAAAATAACATCTGTATTTGAATAATCAGCTTTGGAAAATTCAAGATCTGTATCACCTAGCAAATCTCTATGGACATCCGTTATAGGATGTCCCATATGGCTCGTACTCTGTACGAAACTAATATTCGCTTGAGGATGCCAAATTAAAATCCGCAACAATTCACCAGCAGTATATCCTGCTCCACCTATAATTCCAACATTTACCATCTTATTCTTGGTTTACGGTGTAATAAATCTTCAATGAATTCGCTAAAATATTGGTAAAGCCTTTTACATCATCAGCTGTCCAACCAACATTTGTTTCGCCATACTGTCCAAACAGGTCAGTCATTAAATCATTAGGAGAAGTTATTCCTTCTACCTGAAAATATTTCGGGCTTAACTTTAAAGTAGCAGTTCCAGTCACCTTCTTTTGAGTATCCACAAGAAATGTCTCCATGTTTCTCATCAGTGGCTCCAGGTATTGAGCTTCGTGCAGAAGCATGCCGTAGAAATCACCTAACTGATCTTTCCAGTGCATTTGCCATTTGCTTAGGCAATGTTTCTCCAGCATTTCATGAGCTTTCAGAATCAAAACTGGCGCGGCTGCTTCAAAGGCAACTCTACCTTTTGTTCCCAAAATGGTATCACCAATATGCATGTCTCTACCGATACCAAACTGTGAACCAATAGCTTCAATTTTCTTAATTGCTTCAAGAGGTGAAAGTTTTTCGTCATTCACACTTACCAATTCACCTGCTTCGAAACCAATGCTTAGCTTTTCTGATTCGGTTTTAACAACTTGTTTTGGATAAGCCTCTTCGGGTAATGGCTCACTAGAATTTAAAGTCTCTTTTCCGCCAATACTGGTTCCCCAAATTCCTGCGTTAATTGAATAGGCCATCTTCTCGAACTCGTCATCGATACCTGCTTCTTTCAGATATTCAATTTCTTCTTCTCTACTCAGCTCCAAATCTCTGGTTGGGGTAATGATCTTGGCATTAGGTGCCATTATTTGGAAGATCAAGTCGAATCTGATTTGATCGTTTCCTGCTCCAGTACTACCATGGGCGATATAATCCGCTCCAATTTCGTGGGCACATTTAGCAATAGCCATAGCTTGAAAAGCTCTCTCCGAGCTCACTGATAAGGGGTAGCAATTGTTCTTTAGAACATTACCCATAATCAGGTACTTGATGCACTTTGCGTAGTATTCTTCGGTAAGGTCGATGCTAGTATGATCTATCACACCTAGCTTTTGTGTTTTTTTCTCAATTGCGCACAGTTCTTCATCACTAAATCCGCCAGTATTTCCTAATACTGTATAAACTTTCATGCCCAAATCCTTTGATAAGTGAAGGGCACAGTATGTTGTATCTAATCCGCCACTGTAGGCTAAAACGACTTTTTTCTTTGTTGATGTCATTGTAATGTTTTTTTACTTCTTAATTTGATGATTGAATTGCTTTTGCTATTTCTTATCCTTTTTATTGGGATCAAATAGCATTCCTGTGCACAAACACATTTTTTGTTTGGTTCTAGTCAGTATGTCGTAATTCACGCAACCGCTGCAACCTTTCCAAAATGTTTCGTCTGTGGTTAACTCCGAAAATGTAACTGGTTTATATCCTAAATCAGAATTGATTTTCATTACAGGAAGACTTGTGGTAAGACCGAATATTTTAGATTCTGGATAGCGCTTTCTAGATAACTCAAAAGCTTTGGCTTTAATCATTTTAGCCAAACCAACAGCTCTATATTCCGGATCAACAATTAATCCTGAATTAGCTACGTACTTTCCATGTTCCCAGGTTTCTATATAACAGAAGCCAATTACTTTATTCTGATCAAAAGCAATGATTGCTTTTCCTTCCTGAATTTTTTGTACGATGTACAAAGGATTCCTTTTTGCAATTCCAGTACCACGTATTTTCGCAGCACGTTCAATCATATCACAAATCTCCTGGGCATATTCGTAATGCCTCAAGCTTGCTACAATGACACTTATTTTTTGTTCAATTTCCATTGATGTTTCTATCATTTCAATCTAACTATTACTAAATTTCCCAGAAAAGTGCTACAGCAGTTAAGCACAACCATTTGTTATTTAATTCTACCACAAAATCCGCTCTTACGGTTTGATTGTTGTGTTCCCGATAACAGCGTCTTCGGAAGCCTAAGGAGTTGAAAAAATTCATTTTTTTTATTTTTAATTAGTTGATACAAAAAAAGCTTACCGTCCGAGAACAGTAAGCTATATAGTAAATGATATTTCGATAATAGAAATAGCAAGCTCATCCGTCCCTCCTGGGTAACAGTTACTTCGCAAATGGCGTCGACTCTCTGTATGGATAATTTGTTTCATTTCTATTGCTAAAATTTTATTCAAAAAAAAGGCTTACCGATAAAAACGGTAAGCCTTAAATATTGTTGTTAATCATTGATTACACGACAATACGACATCAACCGCTTTTCCAATTGGAGAGCTAAATCTTCGTCGTCGTATGTTGTGAAATAAAATCATTTGTTCTGAATTGTTAATTATTAATCAAAAAAAAGGCTTTCCGATATGGAAAGCTTGGAAAATAATGATACCAACGCTCCTCCTTATCGTTTTGATAAAGATCTATTGCGTCGTCGTCGAATTATTTGTACCATTTCCATGCTTATTCTGATTTGTTGATTACAAAGATAAATGCAAAAAAGGGAATAATCCTAATAAATCTATTATTATTTTCTCACCACTTAAATTTATAACCTTTGCGTAAAGATTTTTCTATTTAAATATAGAAATACCCCTAAATATATCACCAACAAACTAATAATAGCTATATTCTATAATTAAAAGGAATAAATAAAAGTTGTCCATAATTATAAATTACCTCCTACTTTAAACCCCTAAACCATCTCAATTATAGTTTTTTAACAATTTAATTGAAGCCAAATGAATAACCATTTTAAGATTGTGCCGTAGAATGTCATTAGTATTTATAATTAAATTATCATGGAGCTAAAAAAAATTGTTGGATTTGTGTTGTTGGGCTTAGCAGTAATTACTTTCTTCCTTTATCTTTCCTTACCTTTTCTTCTTTCTGGTTCTAGTAAAGTCATTTTATTTACAGCGTCAGTTTACATTTTAAACAAAGTATTTTTTTATTCATCTCTTTATATATTAGGAAAGCAATTTGTTTCTAAAGTAAGCAAGTACTTACCAAATTGGATAGAAAAACCTCTATTGAAATTTTTAAAAGTTCAACCTATTACAGAAAACAAATAATTTTGACATCGTAACAATTACGATAAGAGTAAACATAATCAAATAAGAGCTGTTTTCATATTTCTTAATCAGATATAATTATCCTATTTTTATAAAGGCCTGAATATCACGAAAACCTTTGCAATGATTTTTATCATGTTTTTTTCACATTACAAACGTTTTCGACACTCAACTTAACAATAATACTTGCAGGTCTGGTTTTTTTTCGTTTATATTTGTAGCAACGGATTAGACAAGCAAAAAAAATATCACCTCCATTTTCTGGGTGTTTCTTATGGGACAACGACAATCGGATTCTTTATTGTGTCGTTACAATTTATATAGAACTGGGGATTTCTATACATTTTTTATGTCCTTATTCAAAAGACAAAATCACTTCTGGCTTCGCACTAAAAATTGCCTATGCGAAACCTTAGACCAAAACAACAGGGTCTTTACGACCCTGCGAACGAACATGACAATTGTGGAATTGGCTTTGTAGCCAACATTAAAGGAAAGAAATCTTTCGAGATTATTACTCGCGGACTGGAGGTTCTATGCAATATGGAGCACAGAGGAGCTCGTGGTGCTGATAATGTTAGTGGAGACGGAGCTGGTATTCTTATGCAATTGCCACATAATTTCTACAAGAAGATTGGAATTAAATTACCCTTACCTGGAAGATATGGTACCGGTTTAATTTTCTTACCAACAGACGAAACCGAAGAAAAATTCTGTATTGAAGTATTGATTCAAATACTTGAAGAAGAAGGATTGGAATTTCTTCAATTACGTGACGTGCCTACTGACACTAGCGCAATTGGGGAAATTGCAAGAGAATCTGAACCTGTAATTAAGCAAATATTTGTTGGCGGTAATTACGAACAGGATGATTTGGAGAGAAGACTCTATTTGGCAAGAAAACAAGCTGAAAGCTATATTCGCGCAACTAAAATGAAGGAAAAAGAGATGTTTTATCTCCCAAGTCTTTCTTCTAAAGTTCTTGTATACAAAGGAATGTTTGCCAGTGATCAATTGGGAAAATATTACGGGGATTTGCAAGATTCTCGTATGGAAAGTGCCATTGCAATGGTTCACTCCCGTTTTAGTACAAATACTTTTCCTTCATGGGATTTGGCCCAACCGTTTCGAATTGTTGCTCACAATGGTGAAATCAATACGATTAAAGGAAACCGATTGTGGATGCAAGCTCGTGAATCTTTGCTAAAATCAGAGATGTATGGAGATGATATCAAGAAATTATTCCCTGTTGTAGAGCCAAACAAAAGTGATTCTGCATCTTTCGATAATGTATTGGAATTTTTGTTCTTAACAGGAAGAAGTCTGCCACATGCCTTAAGCATGATGGTACCAGAATCTTGGAATGAAAAAAATCCAATTCCAGACAGTTTAAAAGCATTTTATGAATACCACTCTACTTTTATGGAGCCATGGGATGGTCCTGCATCATTAGTTTTTTCTGATGGAAGATACATTGGTGGAACATTAGATAGAAATGGTCTTAGACCATCTCGTTATGTGATTACACAGGACGACATGATTGTAATGGGTTCTGAAGTAGGAATTCAACAATTTAAACCAGAGGAAATTAAAGAAAAAGGAAGACTCAAGCCAGGTAAATTACTTTTGGTAGACACTCAATTAGGAATTATCATTCCAGATCAAGAGGTAAAGTCTCAACTAACCTATCGTAATCCTTATCAAAATTGGCTGAAAGAGAACCGTTTGGATTTGAAGGCTATTCCCGTTGAAAAACGTGTGCCCTCAGATATTGGGGATCATTTCGATACTTGCCAGAAAACTTTTAATTACTGTAAAGAAGACTTTGAAAGGGTTATTTTACCAATGGCAACAGGCGGACAAGAACCTGTTGGATCCATGGGAAATGATGCGCCAATACCTGTATTATCACCTAAGCCTCAATTGTTTTTTAACTATTTCAGACAATTGTTTGCTCAAGTAACGAATCCTCCTATTGACTCGATCAGAGAAAATTTAGTGATGGATTTAACCAATTATATAGGTGCTGTTCAAAAGAATTTATTGGATGAAACACCTCAACATTGCAAGCTGATTCGTTTTAAAAGTCCTTTGATTACAAATACTGATCTCGGCAAGATTAAAAAGTTAAAGCACGAAGAATTTAGACATACGTCTATTGATATGCTATTTACAGCATCTCAAAATGGACAGGGTTTAGAAAATTCATTGGATAATATCTGTGAATTAGCTGAAAAAGCTGTTGATGAACAGAAGAATTATATCATTTTGACGGATAGAAATGTATCTGAATCAATGGCTCCAATTCCAGTATTGTTAGCTGTTGCTGCTGTTCACCATCATTTAATTAAGAAAAGGAAAAGAATGCAAATTGGGCTTGTTGTAGAAACAGGAGAAGCCCGTGAAGTAAATCATTTTGCTTTGTTAATTGCATATGGTGCTAGTGTTATCAATCCATACATGAGTTATGCTGTAATTGATAAATTAGTGAAGGATGGTCGAATTAGTTTAGAATACAAAACGGCTCGTAAAAACTACATAAAAGCTGTAGATAAAGGTCTATTAAAGGTAATGTCTAAAATGGGAATTTCTACCATTGGAAGTTATCTTGGAGCTCAGATTTACGAAAGCTTAGGAGTAAGTAAAGAGGTAATTGACAAGTATTTCACAGGTACAGTTTCAAGAATAGAAGGTATTGGTTTAAAAGAAATATCAGAGGAAGTTCTATGCCATCATACAAAGGCTTACTCGGAAGAAAATCCTTTTGACAATCAGGATCTTTTAAACAATAATGGAACCATTCATTACCGAAAAAATGGAGAACCACATAGTTGGAATCCAGAATCAATTGGTTTATTGCAATGGGCCACAAGAACAAATAACTATGCCAAATTTAAAGAGTATAGCACTATTGTAAATAAAGAAACAGAGACACCTACATTCTTGAGAGGTTTCTTCAACTATAAGAAGAATCCAATTGACATTAGTGAAGTGGAACCTGTTGAAAATATCATGAAACGTTTTTGTACAGGTGCCATGTCATATGGTTCTATTTCCAAAGAAGCTCATGAGGCTTTAGCTATTGCCATGAATAAGATTGGCGGACGAAGCAATACTGGTGAAGGTGGAGAAAGTGCTAAACGTTTTTACTCAAGCGCAAGAAGTTCAATTAAACAAATTGCTTCTGGTAGGTTTGGTGTAAACACAGAGTACTTGGTTAATGCTGATGAGCTACAAATAAAGGTTGCACAAGGAGCTAAACCAGGTGAAGGTGGTCAGTTACCAGGATTTAAGGTAGATAAAATTATCGCTAAGTTGAGAAACTCAACTCCAGGTATTACATTGATATCTCCTCCTCCACATCATGATATCTATTCGATTGAAGATTTGGCTCAGCTGATTTACGATTTGAAAAATGTAAACCCTACAGCATGCGTTAGCGTAAAACTAGTATCTGAAAGTGGTGTTGGTACCGTAGCAGCTGGAGTAGCAAAAGCGAATGCAGATCTTATTGTAATTGCTGGTAGTGAAGGTGGCACGGGAGCAAGTCCGCTAAGTTCTATTAAGAACACAGGTTTGCCTGTGGAACTTGGATTGGCAGAAGCACAACAAACGCTAGTAATGAATGATTTACGTGGCAGAATTAAATTACAAACCGATGGACAGCTAAAAACCGGTAAGGATATTGTTTCAATGGCCTTGTTAGGTGCTGAAGAATTTGGTTTCGCTACGAGTGCGTTGGTTGTATTAGGTTGTGTGATGATGAGAAAGTGTCACTTAAACACTTGTCCTGTTGGTATCGCAACTCAGAATAAAGAGTTAAGAGAAAAATTCTTAGGTCGTTCTGAATGGCTAGTTAATTATTTCACATTCTTGGGAGAAGAGTGTAGAGAATTGATGGCTGAATTAGGAATTCGTAAGTTTGATGACCTTGTTGGTCGCTCAGATTTATTGGAGAAGAAAGCAAATATAACCAACTGGAAAGCTAAAACAGTTTCGATTGATAACTTAATTCATCTTCCAAAGACTGATGGACATACTATTTGTGGAGCAAATGCTACAATTAAATCAATTGGAACGGTTTTGGACCATGATTTAATTAAGCAATCAGAAAAGGCTCTTCATGATGGAGAAAAAGTTTGGATTGATAAAAAAATTACAAATACAGATAGAACCACGGGTGCAATGTTATCGGGTAAGGTAGCACTTATGAAACCTAAACGTGTTCTTGAAGATGATACAATTCACTGTCGATTCAGAGGTTCTGCCGGTCAAAGTTTTGGAGCATTCCTAGAGAAGGGAATTACATTTCGCTTAGTAGGTGACTCTAATGATTACTTTGGTAAAGGTTTATCAGGCGGAAAAATAGTTGTTTACCCATCTACCAAGAGCAAATTTAAACCAGAAGAACAAATTGTTATTGGTAATACTGCTCTTTATGGTGCAACTAGCGGGTCAGCCTATATTAGAGGTATGGCTGGAGAACGTTTTTGTGTTCGTAATTCAGGCGCAGTCGCAGTAGTTGAAGGTGTTGGTGACCACGGTTGTGAATACATGACAGGAGGTCGAGTTGTAATTTTAGGAGCAACTGGAAGAAACTTTGCTGCTGGTATGAGCGGAGGAATTGCCTACGTTCTAAATATGGAAGATCGATTGGATTATTTCTGTAATAAAAGTTTGGTATCTCTTGAACCTGTGGAGCATTTACAGGATGTTCATGAGCTACAAGGAATGATTCACGAACATTTGTTATTGACTCAAAGTAGTGTAGCCTCAAAAATACTAACTCATTGGGAAGAGTATCTGCCACATTTTGTGAAAGTAATTCCATATGAGTACAAGAAAGTACTTGAGGAGAAAAAACTGAAGAAGATTCGTAAAAAGCTTAAGCAAGCACAATCTCAAACAGAAGTACACGAATAAATCGACAAACTGTGAACAATTATCTGTTTGTAATACACAATCAATTGCAAACTGATAACTGTTGATAGACAACTGTAAATTGAAAAGATTATGGGAAATCCGAAAGGTTTTTTAGAAATAAAAAGAAAAGAAGCCGGATATCGTCCGGTAAGAGATAGAGTTGGTGATTTTGGAGAAGTAGAACAGACTTTAAATTTAGAAGATAGAATCGATCAGGCTGCAAGATGCATGGACTGTGGTATTCCTTTCTGTCACTGGGCCTGTCCTACTGCCAGTAAAATTCCAGAATGGCAAGATGCCATTTACAGAGAAAACTGGGAAGAAGCGAGTCAAATTTTACATTCGACAAATAGTTTTCCTGAATTTACCGGTCGTGTATGTCCTGCGCCTTGTGAAAAGTCATGCGTGCTTTCATTACACAATTCTCCCGTAACAATACGCGAAAACGAAGCGTCTGTTATCGAGAAAGCTTTTGAGTATGGATACATAAAGGCGAAGCCACCAAAAAAACGTACAGATAAAAAAATAGCAGTAATTGGCTCAGGACCTGCAGGTTTATCCGTTGCTGATCTTTTAAATAAAGCTGGTCATAATGTGACTGTTTATGAAAAAGACGATGCTATTGGTGGACTATTGCGTTATGGTATTCCTGACTTTAAACTCGACAAAGGAGTTATTGATCGAAGACTAGAAATTTTTGTTGAAGAAGGAATTGAATTCAAAACAAGCCAAGATGTTGGTGGCGATGTGTCATTTAAGGAATTGGAAGCTGAATATGATGCTGTTTGTTTGGCAATTGGAGCAATGAAACCTCGCGATTTAAACATTAAAGGTCGGGAATTAGAAGGTGTTCATTTTGCAATGGATTTTCTTAAACAACAAAATAAAGTCATTAGAGGAGACGAATTCACAAAACAAGAAAGAATATCAGCTAAAGGCAAAAGTGTTGTTGTTATTGGAGGTGGTGACACTGGATCCGACTGTGTAGGAACTTCAATAAGACAGAAGGCAAAATCAGTTTTACAAATTGAATTGATGCCAAAGCCACCAGAAGAAAGAAAAGAAACAAATCCTTGGCCTTATTGGCCAGATACATTGAGAACTTCAAGTTCGCATTTAGAAGGTTGTGAAAGAAGATGGTCATTAAGCTCCAAACAACTAAGTGGTGACGATGGACATGTAAACAAACTTACCATTTGTCAAATTGAATGGACAAAAGATGATAACGGTAAATTTCAAATGAATGAAGTTCCTGGTTCTGAAGAAACGATTGATGCTGATTTAGTATTATTAGCAATGGGTTTCGTTCATCCTGTGCACGAAGGTCTTGTAAAAGAATTGGAGATTGAATTAGACGCTAGAGGCAATATCAAAACCGATACAAAAGGCCAAACTTCTAATTCAAAAATCTTTTGCTCTGGAGATGCAACTTCAGGTGCAAGCTTAGTAGTTCGCGCATTGGATCACGGGCGTAAAACTGCTCTAGCTATTCATCAATACTTAGGAGCATAACTAAAAAGCAATAAGGAAACACTAAACATAGGCAGTTAAGTGGTAGGAACCGATAGTTTAATCTCGACAAAGATAGCTATCGGTTCTTTTTTTATTTAAAACAAATAAGGAATGTTCATAATGAACATTCCTTATCTTGCTCTTAATAAAACCTAATTCACTTTCGTAATTTACAACCACACAAATTACGTTTTCCTTTTAGATCTTATCTGTATTGAAGTTGATTAAACCTTTAATAAAATCAACTTACAATTTAAAATTAGCTGTCTCTAGAATTCTAAGGACAGCTAAAATATTTTAATTATGGATTAAGAGAATTTGCTTGATCAACAATAGCACTATTTCCATTACCATTTTGCATTACAACACTTGAATGTTCTAATCCTACTTGATAAACTTCAGCAGTGTTATTAGAACCATTTTGTAAAATTCCAGAGTAATTATAATCACCGTCTTGAGTAACAATTGCATTATTATTATCTCCATTGAACTGATATATCTCCGAATAGTTATAGTTCCCAGTTTGAATTACATCTGCGATAGAATTTGTAACATCCTGCTGTAAAACTCCTGAATAATTCATGTAACCAAGTTGACCTACCATTGCAAGATTATTTTCTCCTCTTACTTGATAAGTTTCAGCCATATTGTAATTACCTTCTTGCTCAATAAGTGCTCCATTATTTACACCACCAATTTGCTCTGTATAAGCCATGTTATCATCACCAATCTGATATACTTCTGCAGCATTACCTTCGCCACCAATTTGCACCATTGTTACCCAATTAGCAATACCAGCTTGCTCTGAATAAACAGAATTACTCATACCACCATCTTGATAAGACTGAGCAAAATTGAAATCACCGTACTGAACTAATCCTGCCCAATTTCCTTCACCACCTAATTGTGTCGCATATGCTTCATTAGCATATCCTGTTTGAGCTATACCTGCAAAATTATAAGATCCACCGTTTTGGTAAATTTCTGCATAATTCCAGTTTCCTAGTTGTCCTACATAGGCTCTATTCATAATGCCATCATATTGATCAACATATGCAGTGTTGCTATTCTGATATTGCTCTATTTCAATATTGTTTCCTTCACCACCGATTTGATTTGTGAATGCCCAATTGTCATAACCTGTTTGCTCAACTAAAGTTGAATTAAACATTCCACCTTCTTGGAATACATCAGCTAAATTAAATGTTCCATCTTGAATAACTGCAGCCCAATTAGAATATCCGTCATATTGTCTA contains:
- a CDS encoding glutamate synthase subunit beta, with translation MGNPKGFLEIKRKEAGYRPVRDRVGDFGEVEQTLNLEDRIDQAARCMDCGIPFCHWACPTASKIPEWQDAIYRENWEEASQILHSTNSFPEFTGRVCPAPCEKSCVLSLHNSPVTIRENEASVIEKAFEYGYIKAKPPKKRTDKKIAVIGSGPAGLSVADLLNKAGHNVTVYEKDDAIGGLLRYGIPDFKLDKGVIDRRLEIFVEEGIEFKTSQDVGGDVSFKELEAEYDAVCLAIGAMKPRDLNIKGRELEGVHFAMDFLKQQNKVIRGDEFTKQERISAKGKSVVVIGGGDTGSDCVGTSIRQKAKSVLQIELMPKPPEERKETNPWPYWPDTLRTSSSHLEGCERRWSLSSKQLSGDDGHVNKLTICQIEWTKDDNGKFQMNEVPGSEETIDADLVLLAMGFVHPVHEGLVKELEIELDARGNIKTDTKGQTSNSKIFCSGDATSGASLVVRALDHGRKTALAIHQYLGA